In the genome of Populus nigra chromosome 9, ddPopNigr1.1, whole genome shotgun sequence, one region contains:
- the LOC133702895 gene encoding translation initiation factor IF-2, chloroplastic-like isoform X1, translating into MGSMVVLVGSMPSLASLMSLGSLSVSTASSSCVESSSYSVLKRVSLSKRSLRKAKRWDCVCKYSVTTTDFIAEQGNAVSLDSSSSTIRGGSDGDSEVVLKPAPKPVLKSPAGSKDETPLCMNSVGWGSSSAGGDSDGESSDEEEGERNKVIESLGEVLEKAEKLETSKLSQEGGSASSNRKQNGVVNKMTSPNVGNDSRNVNSSAANMKTKTLKSVWRKGDSVAALPKVVKEVPKATNRFIKREPKTVEGAKLESQSTVPLKPPQPPLRPQPKLQGKPSVAPPPMIKKPVILKDVGAAPKSPVKDETGSRAPQSKGQPILVDKFARKKPVVDPVIAQAVLAPIKPGKGPAPGKYRDRKKNVSPGTPRRRMVDDDVEIPDEELNVSIPGAATGRKGRKWTKASRKAAKLQAARDAAPVKVEILEVGEKGMSIEELAYNLTIGEGEILGFLYSKGIKPDGVQTLDKDMVKMICKEHEVEAIDADPVKFEEMAKKNEILDEDDLDKLQERPPVLTIMGHVDHGKTTLLDHIRKSKVAASEAGGITQGIGAYKVMIPVDGKLQPCVFLDTPGHEAFGAMRARGARVTDIAIIVVAADDGIRPQTKEAIAHAKAAGVPIVITINKIDKDGANPERVMQELSSIGLMPEDWGGDVPMVQISALKGENIDDLLETVMLVAELQELKANPDRNAKGTVIEAGLDKSKGPVATFIVQNGTLKRGDVVVCGQAFGKVRALFDDGGKRVDEAGPSIPVQVIGLSNVPIAGDEFEVVASLDIAREKAEKRAESLWNERISAKAGDGKVTLSSLASAVSAGKLSGLDLHQLNIIMKVDLQGSIEAIRQALQVLPRDNVTLKFLLQATGDVSNSDVDLAVASEAIILGFNVKAPGSVKSYAERKGVEIRLYRVIYELIDDVRNAMEGLLEPVEEQEIIGSAEVRAVFSSGSGRVAGCMVTEGKIVKGCGIRIVRNRKTVHVGVLDSLKRVKEIVKEVNAGLECGIGAEDFDDWEEGDTIEAFNTVEKKRTLEEASASMAAALEEAGIDL; encoded by the exons ATGGGGTCTATGGTGGTTTTAGTAGGCAGCATGCCATCTTTGGCTTCCCTTATGAGTTTAGGGAGCTTGAGTGTGTCTACAGCTAGCTCTAGTTGTGTTGAATCTTCTTCATATTCAGTTTTAAAGAGAGTTTCTTTATCAAAAAGGAGTCTTAGGAAGGCTAAAAGATGGGATTGTGTGTGTAAATATTCAGTTACTACCACTGATTTCATTGCTGAGCAAGGCAATGCTGTGTCACTTGATTCTAGTAGTAGTACAATTAGAGGAGGAAGTGATGGTGATAGTGAGGTTGTACTTAAGCCTGCTCCAAAGCCTGTGTTAAAATCTCCAGCTGGTTCTAAGGATGAAACCCCTTTGTGTATGAATTCTGTTGGGTGGGGTTCTTCAAGTGCTGGCGGGGATTCTGATGGTGAAAGTTCGGATGAGGAGGAAGGAGAGAGGAATAAGGTGATCGAGTCACTTGGTGAGGTTTTGGAGAAAGCTGAAAAGCTTGAAACTTCAAAACTGAGCCAAGAGGGTGGTAGTGCTAGTAGTAATAGGAAACAGAATGGGGTTGTAAATAAAATGACTTCACCTAATGTGGGTAATGATTCGAGAAATGTTAATTCATCGGCTGCTAATATGAAAactaaaactttaaaaagtgtGTGGCGGAAAGGAGACTCTGTGGCTGCATTGCCGAAGGTTGTCAAGGAAGTTCCAAAAGCTACTAATAGGTTTATCAAAAGGGAACCTAAAACAGTAGAAGGAGCAAAGCTAGAATCTCAATCAACTGTACCATTGAAACCTCCTCAGCCACCTCTAAGACCTCAACCAAAGTTACAGGGCAAGCCATCTGTAGCTCCTCCACCTATGATCAAGAAACCTGTTATTTTGAAGGATGTGGGGGCTGCTCCAAAGTCTCCAGTTAAAGATGAAACTGGCTCAAGAGCTCCGCAAAGTAAAGGACAGCCAATTTTGGTTGACAAATTTGCACGCAAGAAGCCGGTTGTTGACCCTGTGATTGCACAGGCTGTATTAGCCCCTATAAAACCAGGAAAGGGCCCTGCTCCTGGGAAGTACAGAGACCGAAAGAAAAATGTTTCACCTGGAACACCAAGAAGGCGGATGGTGGATGATGATGTTGAGATTCCTGATGAGGAGCTCAATGTTTCTATTCCCGGTGCAGCTACCGGGAGAAAAGGGAGGAAATGGACTAAAGCCAGTAGGAAGGCAGCTAAACTCCAGGCTGCCAGAGATGCAGCTCCTGTCAAAgtagagattttagaggttggGGAAAAAGGTATGTCAATTGAAGAGCTAGCCTACAATTTGACAATCGGTGAAGGTGAAATTCTTGGGTTTCTGTACTCAAAGGGGATTAAGCCTGATGGGGTGCAAACTTTGGACAAAGACATGGTAAAGATGATATGTAAGGAGCATGAGGTGGAGGCCATAGATGCTGATCCAGTAAAATTTGAAGAAATGgcaaaaaagaatgaaattctTGATGAAGACGACCTGGACAAACTACAAGAGAGGCCTCCTGTCCTTACTATAATGGGTCATGTAGACCATGGCAAG ACAACCCTATTGGATCATATTCGTAAAAGCAAG GTGGCTGCCTCAGAAGCTGGTGGGATTACACAAGGAATTGGAGCATATAAAGTTATGATACCTGTGGATGGCAAGTTGCAACCATGTGTTTTCCTTGATACTCCTGGGCACGAG GCATTTGGAGCAATGAGAGCCCGTGGAGCGAGGGTGACTGACATTGCTATTATTGTGGTGGCTGCTGATGATGGGATTCGTCCTCAGACTAAGGAGGCCATAGCTCATGCCAAAGCAGCTGGAGTGCCCATTGTAATCACAATAAATAAG ATAGATAAAGATGGAGCCAATCCAGAAAGAGTCATGCAAGAGCTCTCTTCTATTGGTCTCATGCCAGAGGACTGGGGTGGTGATGTCCCAATGGTTcag ATCAGCGCTCTCAAGGGGGAAAATATAGATGATTTGTTGGAAACTGTTATGCTTGTGGCAGAG TTACAAGAATTGAAGGCTAATCCAGATAGAAATGCAAAGGGCACTGTTATTGAGGCAGGTCTTGATAAATCTAAAGGGCCAGTAGCAACTTTTATTGTACAGAATGGCACCCTGAAAAGAGGGGATGTAGTGGTTTGTGGACAAGCCTTTGGAAAG GTGCGGGCTTTATTTGATGATGGTGGAAAACGAGTTGATGAAGCTGGACCATCTATACCTGTACAG GTTATTGGTTTGAGTAATGTACCAATTGCTGGTGATGAATTTGAGGTTGTTGCCTCCCTTGATATTGCTCGTGAAAAGGCAGAGAAACGTGCAGAATCATTATGGAATGAACGCATATCGGCCAAGGCTGGAGATGGGAAGGTGACCCTTTCTTCCTTAGCTTCAGCTGTCTCAGCAGGAAAGCTATCCGGATTAGACTTGCACCAGCTGAATATAATAATGAAAGTCGATCTTCAG GGATCTATTGAAGCTATCAGGCAAGCTTTACAAGTGCTCCCTCGAGATAATGTCACTTTGAAGTTCCTCTTGCAAGCTACAGGAGATGTAAGCAACAGCGATGTTGATCTTGCTGTTGCTAGTGAAGCTATAATTTTAGGATTCAATGTCAAAGCTCCAGGTTCTGTCAAAAGCTACGCAGAAAGAAAAGGTGTCGAGATTCGGCTATATAGAGTTATCTACGAACTCATTGATGATGTGCGAAATGCAATGGAAGGACTTCTGGAGCCTGTGGAG GAACAAGAGATAATTGGCTCAGCAGAAGTCCGGGCAGTATTTAGCAGCGGCAGTGGTCGTGTTGCCGGATGCATGGTAACAGAAGGCAAAATAGTAAAAGGCTGTGGAATTAGGATTGTCCGAAACAGAAAAACAGTCCATGTTGGTGTCCTTGATTCACTGAAACGTGTTAAGGAAATAGTGAAGGAG GTAAATGCCGGACTAGAATGTGGTATTGGGGCAGAAGATTTTGATGATTGGGAGGAAGGTGATACTATAGAGGCCTTCAACACAGTAGAGAAGAAGCGAACCCTTGAAGAGGCCTCAGCCTCCATGGCAGCTGCACTGGAAGAGGCAGGAATCGACTTATAG
- the LOC133702895 gene encoding translation initiation factor IF-2, chloroplastic-like isoform X2 produces the protein MGSMVVLVGSMPSLASLMSLGSLSVSTASSSCVESSSYSVLKRVSLSKRSLRKAKRWDCVCKYSVTTTDFIAEQGNAVSLDSSSSTIRGGSDGDSEVVLKPAPKPVLKSPAGSKDETPLCMNSVGWGSSSAGGDSDGESSDEEEGERNKVIESLGEVLEKAEKLETSKLSQEGGSASSNRKQNGVVNKMTSPNVGNDSRNVNSSAANMKTKTLKSVWRKGDSVAALPKVVKEVPKATNRFIKREPKTVEGAKLESQSTVPLKPPQPPLRPQPKLQGKPSVAPPPMIKKPVILKDVGAAPKSPVKDETGSRAPQSKGQPILVDKFARKKPVVDPVIAQAVLAPIKPGKGPAPGKYRDRKKNVSPGTPRRRMVDDDVEIPDEELNVSIPGAATGRKGRKWTKASRKAAKLQAARDAAPVKVEILEVGEKGMSIEELAYNLTIGEGEILGFLYSKGIKPDGVQTLDKDMVKMICKEHEVEAIDADPVKFEEMAKKNEILDEDDLDKLQERPPVLTIMGHVDHGKTTLLDHIRKSKVAASEAGGITQGIGAYKVMIPVDGKLQPCVFLDTPGHEAFGAMRARGARVTDIAIIVVAADDGIRPQTKEAIAHAKAAGVPIVITINKAYKDGANPERVMQELSSIGLMPEDWGGDVPMVQISALKGENIDDLLETVMLVAELQELKANPDRNAKGTVIEAGLDKSKGPVATFIVQNGTLKRGDVVVCGQAFGKVRALFDDGGKRVDEAGPSIPVQVIGLSNVPIAGDEFEVVASLDIAREKAEKRAESLWNERISAKAGDGKVTLSSLASAVSAGKLSGLDLHQLNIIMKVDLQGSIEAIRQALQVLPRDNVTLKFLLQATGDVSNSDVDLAVASEAIILGFNVKAPGSVKSYAERKGVEIRLYRVIYELIDDVRNAMEGLLEPVEEQEIIGSAEVRAVFSSGSGRVAGCMVTEGKIVKGCGIRIVRNRKTVHVGVLDSLKRVKEIVKEVNAGLECGIGAEDFDDWEEGDTIEAFNTVEKKRTLEEASASMAAALEEAGIDL, from the exons ATGGGGTCTATGGTGGTTTTAGTAGGCAGCATGCCATCTTTGGCTTCCCTTATGAGTTTAGGGAGCTTGAGTGTGTCTACAGCTAGCTCTAGTTGTGTTGAATCTTCTTCATATTCAGTTTTAAAGAGAGTTTCTTTATCAAAAAGGAGTCTTAGGAAGGCTAAAAGATGGGATTGTGTGTGTAAATATTCAGTTACTACCACTGATTTCATTGCTGAGCAAGGCAATGCTGTGTCACTTGATTCTAGTAGTAGTACAATTAGAGGAGGAAGTGATGGTGATAGTGAGGTTGTACTTAAGCCTGCTCCAAAGCCTGTGTTAAAATCTCCAGCTGGTTCTAAGGATGAAACCCCTTTGTGTATGAATTCTGTTGGGTGGGGTTCTTCAAGTGCTGGCGGGGATTCTGATGGTGAAAGTTCGGATGAGGAGGAAGGAGAGAGGAATAAGGTGATCGAGTCACTTGGTGAGGTTTTGGAGAAAGCTGAAAAGCTTGAAACTTCAAAACTGAGCCAAGAGGGTGGTAGTGCTAGTAGTAATAGGAAACAGAATGGGGTTGTAAATAAAATGACTTCACCTAATGTGGGTAATGATTCGAGAAATGTTAATTCATCGGCTGCTAATATGAAAactaaaactttaaaaagtgtGTGGCGGAAAGGAGACTCTGTGGCTGCATTGCCGAAGGTTGTCAAGGAAGTTCCAAAAGCTACTAATAGGTTTATCAAAAGGGAACCTAAAACAGTAGAAGGAGCAAAGCTAGAATCTCAATCAACTGTACCATTGAAACCTCCTCAGCCACCTCTAAGACCTCAACCAAAGTTACAGGGCAAGCCATCTGTAGCTCCTCCACCTATGATCAAGAAACCTGTTATTTTGAAGGATGTGGGGGCTGCTCCAAAGTCTCCAGTTAAAGATGAAACTGGCTCAAGAGCTCCGCAAAGTAAAGGACAGCCAATTTTGGTTGACAAATTTGCACGCAAGAAGCCGGTTGTTGACCCTGTGATTGCACAGGCTGTATTAGCCCCTATAAAACCAGGAAAGGGCCCTGCTCCTGGGAAGTACAGAGACCGAAAGAAAAATGTTTCACCTGGAACACCAAGAAGGCGGATGGTGGATGATGATGTTGAGATTCCTGATGAGGAGCTCAATGTTTCTATTCCCGGTGCAGCTACCGGGAGAAAAGGGAGGAAATGGACTAAAGCCAGTAGGAAGGCAGCTAAACTCCAGGCTGCCAGAGATGCAGCTCCTGTCAAAgtagagattttagaggttggGGAAAAAGGTATGTCAATTGAAGAGCTAGCCTACAATTTGACAATCGGTGAAGGTGAAATTCTTGGGTTTCTGTACTCAAAGGGGATTAAGCCTGATGGGGTGCAAACTTTGGACAAAGACATGGTAAAGATGATATGTAAGGAGCATGAGGTGGAGGCCATAGATGCTGATCCAGTAAAATTTGAAGAAATGgcaaaaaagaatgaaattctTGATGAAGACGACCTGGACAAACTACAAGAGAGGCCTCCTGTCCTTACTATAATGGGTCATGTAGACCATGGCAAG ACAACCCTATTGGATCATATTCGTAAAAGCAAG GTGGCTGCCTCAGAAGCTGGTGGGATTACACAAGGAATTGGAGCATATAAAGTTATGATACCTGTGGATGGCAAGTTGCAACCATGTGTTTTCCTTGATACTCCTGGGCACGAG GCATTTGGAGCAATGAGAGCCCGTGGAGCGAGGGTGACTGACATTGCTATTATTGTGGTGGCTGCTGATGATGGGATTCGTCCTCAGACTAAGGAGGCCATAGCTCATGCCAAAGCAGCTGGAGTGCCCATTGTAATCACAATAAATAAGGCAT ATAAAGATGGAGCCAATCCAGAAAGAGTCATGCAAGAGCTCTCTTCTATTGGTCTCATGCCAGAGGACTGGGGTGGTGATGTCCCAATGGTTcag ATCAGCGCTCTCAAGGGGGAAAATATAGATGATTTGTTGGAAACTGTTATGCTTGTGGCAGAG TTACAAGAATTGAAGGCTAATCCAGATAGAAATGCAAAGGGCACTGTTATTGAGGCAGGTCTTGATAAATCTAAAGGGCCAGTAGCAACTTTTATTGTACAGAATGGCACCCTGAAAAGAGGGGATGTAGTGGTTTGTGGACAAGCCTTTGGAAAG GTGCGGGCTTTATTTGATGATGGTGGAAAACGAGTTGATGAAGCTGGACCATCTATACCTGTACAG GTTATTGGTTTGAGTAATGTACCAATTGCTGGTGATGAATTTGAGGTTGTTGCCTCCCTTGATATTGCTCGTGAAAAGGCAGAGAAACGTGCAGAATCATTATGGAATGAACGCATATCGGCCAAGGCTGGAGATGGGAAGGTGACCCTTTCTTCCTTAGCTTCAGCTGTCTCAGCAGGAAAGCTATCCGGATTAGACTTGCACCAGCTGAATATAATAATGAAAGTCGATCTTCAG GGATCTATTGAAGCTATCAGGCAAGCTTTACAAGTGCTCCCTCGAGATAATGTCACTTTGAAGTTCCTCTTGCAAGCTACAGGAGATGTAAGCAACAGCGATGTTGATCTTGCTGTTGCTAGTGAAGCTATAATTTTAGGATTCAATGTCAAAGCTCCAGGTTCTGTCAAAAGCTACGCAGAAAGAAAAGGTGTCGAGATTCGGCTATATAGAGTTATCTACGAACTCATTGATGATGTGCGAAATGCAATGGAAGGACTTCTGGAGCCTGTGGAG GAACAAGAGATAATTGGCTCAGCAGAAGTCCGGGCAGTATTTAGCAGCGGCAGTGGTCGTGTTGCCGGATGCATGGTAACAGAAGGCAAAATAGTAAAAGGCTGTGGAATTAGGATTGTCCGAAACAGAAAAACAGTCCATGTTGGTGTCCTTGATTCACTGAAACGTGTTAAGGAAATAGTGAAGGAG GTAAATGCCGGACTAGAATGTGGTATTGGGGCAGAAGATTTTGATGATTGGGAGGAAGGTGATACTATAGAGGCCTTCAACACAGTAGAGAAGAAGCGAACCCTTGAAGAGGCCTCAGCCTCCATGGCAGCTGCACTGGAAGAGGCAGGAATCGACTTATAG
- the LOC133703910 gene encoding CASP-like protein 2A1 has translation MEKRDKGSSPMATMMGSRDENEDVENTTRTAETMLRLVPMALCISALVVMLKNTQTNDYGSLSYSDLGAFRYLVHVNGICAGYSLLSAVIVAMPRASTMPRAWTFFLLDQVLTYVILAAGTVSTEVLYLASKGDTTITWSEACVSFGGFCHKALISIVITFVVVICYAALSLLSSYKLFSKYDSPVLTYPGKGIEIATFHG, from the exons atgGAGAAGAGGGACAAGGGAAGTTCTCCCATGGCAACGATGATGGGGTCAAGAGATGAGAATGAAGATGTGGAAAACACCACGCGAACAGCCGAGACTATGCTGCGTTTGGTGCCAATGGCTTTGTGTATCTCAGCGCTCGTGGTCATGCTTAAGAATACTCAAACTAATGACTATGGCTCGCTTTCTTATTCAGATCTTGGAGCTTTCAG GTATTTGGTGCACGTCAATGGCATTTGTGCTGGCTATTCCCTTCTTTCAGCGGTCATTGTAGCCATGCCTCGAGCGTCCACCATGCCTCGAGCATGGACCTTTTTCTTGCTTGACCAG GTGTTAACCTATGTAATTCTTGCCGCCGGCACGGTATCGACGGAGGTGCTGTACTTGGCAAGCAAGGGGGACACAACCATAACTTGGAGTGAGGCTTGTGTGTCATTTGGTGGATTTTGTCACAAGGCCTTGATATCTATAGTCATTACATTTGTCGTAGTGATTTGCTATGCAGCTCTTTCACTCTTATCGTCCTACAAACTTTTCAGCAAATATGATTCCCCGGTCCTGACCTATCCAGGCAAGGGTATTGAGATTGCCACCTTCCATGGCTGA
- the LOC133703167 gene encoding uncharacterized protein LOC133703167 gives MALNSQKWGYVRIITGTILGGVLGFYVMHRVEVSYKEKMKKRLREYEKELQKKEELKQLEESM, from the exons atggcgTTGAATTCACAGAAATGGGGTTATGTAAGGATCATAACTGGCACAATTCTTGGTGGGGTTCTTGGGTTCTATGTTATGCACCGGGTGGAAGTCAGCTACAAG gaaaagatgaagaagagattGAGAGAGTATGAAAAGGAATTGCAGAAGAAAGAGGAGTTGAAACAGCTCGAGGAATCCATGTag
- the LOC133703143 gene encoding probable glutathione S-transferase, with the protein MADEVTLLDFWASPFGIRVRIALAEKGVKYEYSEQNLRDKSALLLQMNPVYKKIPVLVHNGRSVCESLIIVQYVDDAWKGKAPLLPSDPYQRAQSRFWADFIDKKVFEITKKIWTTKGEELEGAKKDFIECLKLLEGELGDKPYFGGENLGYVDVAFVPFYCWFYAYETCGNFSIEAECPKIIAWAKRCMQKESVSKSLEDPKKVYEFVLELRKRFGVD; encoded by the exons ATGGCTGATGAGGTGACACTGCTGGATTTTTGGGCAAGCCCTTTTGGTATAAGAGTGAGAATAGCATTGGCAGAGAAGGGGGTCAAGTATGAGTACAGTGAACAGAACTTGAGGGACAAGAGTGCATTGCTTCTTCAGATGAACCCAGTCTACAAGAAGATTCCAGTTCTCGTCCACAATGGAAGATCAGTTTGTGAGTCCCTTATTATTGTTCAGTATGTTGACGATGCATGGAAGGGAAAGGCCCCTCTTTTGCCTTCTGATCCTTACCAAAGAGCCCAGTCCAGATTCTGGGCAGATTTTATTGACAAGAAG GTATTTGAGATTACTAAGAAGATATGGACAACGAAAGGAGAAGAACTGGAGGGAGCAAAAAAGGATTTTATCGAGTGCCTCAAGCTGTTGGAAGGAGAGCTTGGAGACAAGCCTTATTTCGGCGGAGAGAACCTCGGGTATGTGGATGTTGCGTTCGTTCCTTTCTACTGCTGGTTTTATGCCTATGAGACCTGTGGAAACTTCAGCATAGAGGCAGAGTGCCCCAAGATCATTGCATGGGCTAAGAGATGCATGCAAAAAGAGAGTGTATCCAAGTCTCTTGAAGACCCAAAAAAGGTGTACGAGTTCGTTTTGGAGCTCAGGAAGAGGTTTGGGGTGGATTAA